The Aminithiophilus ramosus genome contains a region encoding:
- a CDS encoding molybdopterin molybdotransferase MoeA — protein sequence MIYSPHTPPSKTEPRISVGKALELILAEARYELPVERVPLAESLGRVVAEKLYARHSLPAVLSAQVDGIAVRFDDRTSLPDRTEDRPFAFVGTGTALPEGFDTVVRAEDLEIAADGTLRILEEPCEKGACTLPPGWELRKGEVLIPPDLRLEPQHLGLLAAGGHSEIPVLRRPLVAVLPTGDELVPQGSMPGPGQNIDSNSALFAGYLKGVGAEPLLYPITADDPVLLAERLGDALSKADMVLINGGSSRGHRDFTVSVVAGLGRVLSHGLNAAPGKPVLLAIIEGKPVVGVPGPALAAWYALENLVGPIVSRFLAQPPQERRSVKAILTRELRLEGFLKEALLSLRVLLSRDGEGRYLVSPYPLKNSMVTNFVRSDGILRIPEGVAGYDKGDEVEILLLYPQAIIEKRMEKRQLQTLDESEVF from the coding sequence ATGATTTACAGCCCCCACACCCCGCCCTCCAAAACTGAACCGAGAATCTCTGTCGGGAAGGCTCTGGAACTCATCCTGGCCGAAGCCCGCTATGAGTTGCCCGTCGAACGGGTGCCCCTTGCGGAGTCTCTCGGCCGCGTCGTCGCCGAAAAGCTGTACGCCCGCCACTCGCTTCCCGCGGTCCTTTCGGCCCAGGTAGACGGCATCGCCGTCCGATTCGACGACCGGACCAGCCTTCCCGATAGGACAGAAGACCGACCGTTCGCCTTCGTCGGCACCGGAACGGCCCTTCCCGAAGGCTTCGATACCGTCGTCAGGGCCGAAGACCTGGAGATTGCCGCCGACGGAACTCTGCGGATTCTGGAGGAACCCTGCGAGAAAGGCGCCTGCACCCTCCCTCCCGGGTGGGAACTTCGGAAAGGCGAGGTTCTGATCCCCCCTGATCTGCGTCTCGAACCCCAACACCTGGGACTTCTCGCGGCGGGCGGCCACAGTGAGATTCCCGTGCTGCGCCGTCCCCTCGTCGCGGTCCTCCCGACGGGAGACGAGCTCGTCCCTCAGGGATCGATGCCTGGGCCGGGGCAGAACATCGACTCCAACTCCGCCCTCTTCGCCGGCTACCTGAAAGGAGTCGGCGCCGAACCGCTCCTCTACCCCATCACGGCCGACGACCCCGTCCTTTTGGCGGAACGACTCGGCGATGCCCTATCGAAGGCAGACATGGTGCTGATCAACGGGGGGTCTTCCCGAGGGCACCGCGACTTTACGGTATCCGTCGTCGCCGGGCTGGGCAGAGTGCTGTCCCATGGGCTTAATGCCGCCCCGGGCAAACCGGTCCTGCTCGCCATCATCGAAGGTAAACCCGTCGTCGGGGTACCGGGCCCTGCCCTTGCGGCCTGGTATGCCCTGGAAAACCTCGTCGGTCCCATCGTCAGCCGCTTTCTCGCCCAACCGCCCCAGGAAAGAAGGAGCGTCAAGGCAATCCTCACCCGGGAGCTGAGACTGGAAGGATTCCTGAAAGAGGCCCTCCTCTCCCTTCGCGTCCTTCTCTCTCGCGACGGCGAAGGGCGATATCTCGTCTCGCCCTATCCCTTGAAAAACTCCATGGTCACGAACTTCGTCCGCTCCGATGGCATCCTTCGCATCCCTGAAGGAGTCGCCGGCTACGACAAGGGGGACGAAGTCGAAATCCTGCTTCTCTACCCCCAGGCGATTATCGAAAAACGGATGGAAAAGCGACAGCTTCAGACACTTGATGAAAGCGAGGTCTTTTAG